From Desulfonatronum thioautotrophicum, the proteins below share one genomic window:
- the lgt gene encoding prolipoprotein diacylglyceryl transferase, with amino-acid sequence MYHPQIDPVAFAIGPLEVRWYGLMYLVGFLAAWLLGHLRAKRPGSGWNPQELPDLITYCALGVLLGARLGYVLFYDFATFIDYPLEILKIWKGGMSFHGGLLGVMLAIWLYALRSRRGFFQVADFVAPLAPIGICAGRIGNFINGELWGRTTDVPWAMIFADPNAGFVPRHPSQLYQAFLEGLVLFIVLWSFSSKPRPTMAVSGMFALLYGVFRFSVEFFREPDAHLGFVAFQWMSMGQVLSLPMVAVGALLLWLAGRRNVKKTRVRSQDIGFRRKERENED; translated from the coding sequence GTGTACCATCCACAGATTGATCCCGTGGCGTTCGCCATCGGGCCGCTTGAGGTCCGCTGGTACGGCCTGATGTACCTGGTCGGCTTCCTGGCAGCCTGGCTACTGGGTCATTTGCGAGCCAAGCGGCCTGGTTCGGGGTGGAATCCACAGGAGCTTCCGGATCTGATTACCTATTGCGCCCTGGGGGTTCTTCTCGGTGCGCGGCTAGGATACGTGCTGTTCTACGACTTCGCAACATTCATTGACTATCCCCTGGAAATTCTCAAGATTTGGAAGGGGGGGATGTCCTTTCACGGCGGTCTGCTGGGCGTGATGCTGGCCATTTGGCTCTATGCCCTGCGCAGTCGGCGTGGTTTTTTCCAGGTTGCCGATTTTGTCGCGCCGCTGGCCCCCATCGGAATCTGCGCCGGGCGCATCGGCAACTTCATCAATGGCGAACTGTGGGGGCGAACCACGGACGTGCCCTGGGCCATGATTTTCGCCGACCCGAACGCGGGATTTGTTCCCCGGCATCCCTCCCAGCTTTACCAGGCCTTCCTGGAGGGGCTGGTGCTGTTCATTGTGCTTTGGTCCTTTTCTTCCAAGCCCCGGCCCACCATGGCGGTGTCCGGGATGTTCGCCTTGCTCTACGGTGTTTTTCGCTTCAGTGTGGAGTTTTTTCGCGAACCGGATGCTCACCTGGGGTTTGTCGCCTTCCAGTGGATGAGCATGGGGCAGGTTCTGTCCTTGCCGATGGTCGCGGTGGGTGCGCTGTTGCTGTGGTTGGCCGGGAGGCGAAACGTGAAAAAAACAAGGGTTAGAAGCCAAGATATCGGGTTCAGGAGAAAGGAGAGAGAAAACGAGGATTGA
- a CDS encoding acyl-CoA thioesterase: MHSTCPSESTLTMAVQMLPQDANPYGSIHGGIIMKHIDTAAGIVAIRHVRGNAVTASIDRLDFHHPAYVGDLLMLKAGVNFVGRTSIEVGVRVEAENLLTGEIRHTASAYLTFVALDKKGRPTPARPYRPDTPDEVRRYEEAKVRREMRLAEKNREKARDERIKAQTG; encoded by the coding sequence ATGCACAGCACTTGCCCCTCGGAATCAACCCTGACCATGGCCGTCCAAATGCTGCCCCAGGACGCCAATCCCTACGGCAGCATCCATGGCGGGATCATCATGAAGCATATCGACACCGCCGCGGGTATCGTGGCCATTCGTCATGTTCGGGGCAACGCCGTCACCGCATCCATTGATCGGCTGGACTTCCATCACCCCGCGTATGTCGGTGACTTGCTGATGCTCAAGGCCGGGGTCAACTTTGTGGGCAGGACGTCCATCGAGGTCGGTGTTCGGGTGGAGGCCGAGAACCTGCTGACCGGAGAAATCCGGCATACCGCCTCGGCCTATCTGACCTTCGTGGCCTTGGACAAGAAGGGCCGCCCCACTCCGGCCCGCCCCTATCGTCCGGACACCCCGGACGAAGTGCGCCGGTACGAGGAAGCCAAGGTCCGCCGAGAGATGCGCCTGGCCGAGAAGAACCGGGAAAAGGCCCGCGACGAAAGGATCAAAGCCCAGACCGGATAA